The window CACTAATTTTTATAAAGCCACATACATAAAAGTTCATCTATCCTAACAGAAGTAAAATTAGATTCAAATCTCAATTAAAACATGAAGAACAGCCTGTTATGATCTGCAATGCATTGGAAGATTccttttttgaaaatcaagccctctCATGCTGTTGCATTAGACTATATTGTTAATGAGTTCTTTCATTCCTCTGTGCATGGCAATATATTTAATCCTTGCTGCATATTTTAAATGATTGATGTTCCCCTAATTACATTTTATGGTATCTTGTGCTATGCTACCTCTAATGAGAGCAAACATCCCATTACCTCTCTAGTGCTCAACCACAAAAATCAATAACTGACATTTATTCAATGAACTGCAAATTGTGACTCACCATCTTCACTTTGTGTTCAGTAAAtttaaactgcaattaattttcaTGCATATCACAAAATAGCAACTGCAGGCATGGACTAAGTTTTAAAGTGATTTGCTTCTTCTTTGGCTAATTACAATACACTGAAACCTGTTTTGAGCCATCACTTAAAGGGCTGAGAATAATCAGTTGCTTAATGGAAATGATCTTCTCAACAAAGTTGGAGCACAATTATAATTCACACATTTGGGAATCCTTTGGAGCTATCTCTGAAGACATGGGGTTCTTTAATAAGGGCAGTTTCTTGTGGAGGTTATACTGTAAATATATAGGTGAACTCCCCTTAACTTCATCCCTATTGTGTATGTttgaataaataaaatgtattgtaaaagaaTTGCAGCCTTGGATTTTTCCAAAGCTGAACTTTGCCAGATTTAATACAGTACTCAGAACATTAGCTTAGCATTAGCCACTTATTTATTTCCAATCAAAAATGCTGTCTTGTTTGATAAAGAACTAGAAAATAAATTGATGTGCCCAGCACTTGTTGTTTCTTTCAGAATTCCTACAATTGGGTAGCTTATATTTTCATTCCAGAAAATGTACGCTCATCTATCAAAAGAAGACATATTTGGGGAGTACCACCGAAGGCCTTTAAATACATGCATATGAATAAATACAGAAAGAGcaaaatcctagccccactgcagtcaattACAGAACTCCTACTGATTgcagtagggtcaggatttcaccctaaactTCCAAAGCCCCTTTGCATTAAAGGAGGGCACCATTTCCGGGGCAAATAGTACAGATAAGTATTGCAACCATTTGCACCTGAAAAAATGCAGAGTTCCCACTAACCACCCttctgtgtgtccccactaaCCAGCTTGGTACTGCAGTCTTCAGCATTTTCTCCACTCGCTGCTGTGGCTGGCACCTATCTCATATATCCCAGCACAGCTCCCTAACATATAGCATTGAGCAGGTAGTGTATTGCATACATTATATATGTCATATAATTAGGATATAGTTGATACAATTAACATAATACAGTGTATCTGCACTTGTTAGCATTATGATATATTTGGTTTTAAATGTTAAATTCCAGCTGTTGCCTCCAGTAAACCAGCCAGATCTGGCGATGTGTCCTGAAAGGCAAAAGCTACTCCCTCATACAACTGCATGCAGATACCATAGTTAAGGTAGCCAGGAGATGCTAGGCAGGAAGGGGCCCGTGGCtgcactgccttgcaccttatgTAGTCATTTACAGATGtgcaaaaggaaaggaaagtaaGTGCAAAACTATGCCAGGTCAGACTAGTACCTTTTCACTCCCTCAGTGAACAAACTTTGACAGGCGTAATTGACTACACAATGTGTAAGGAAGTAGGGAATCTATTGTGAGGatgtgacagagtgctgaggcCTAACAGATTGATGAGCACTCTAGTCATTGTGGCATCAGTTATCTTCCCCAGTGCTGGCTGATTGAGGAAATAGGGAGGCATTAGCCAATCAGATGAGGAGGCTGTAATTAATTGGCCCATCAACTAACTAGCTTTATAAAAGGCAAGAAGGCAGCATTAGGGGGCTAGGGCTAGTTGTAGCTAGAGTGAAAGAGAATCctttccctcccagagtctgaaAGCAATAGGGTCATATGTATTAGAATGGTTGTATTATACTATACAGGTGTTGATGGAGAGGCTTTGAAGGAATCTAACTGGTTTTTGTGGTGACCCAGGATAGCAGGGTGGGGGGATTGCCAAATGCCCTGTTACAGATGGATTGATCTGGAGTCTATTCTGCTAGTCACTCCTCCTAGATGAGAGTCTGATATTaggtttttttgtctttttttttttaagttattttttaTGACTGTGGGACCATTTCTGAGACCCACACAGAGTTCACAGGTTGAGTGGGGGCTGCAACCTCAGGCCTGGTATTGTAGCTGAACtaacattttctttctcaggCTAACTAGTACTCCATATTCCTAGCTCTGAAAATGGTCTTGCAGATGTTTGTATGAGTCTTTTTTGGGTAAGCAGAGAGCTAGAATTTACTGAGGGAGGAATTAGCCCCTTGATTTTGTACACATCATTTCAGTGGCTTTTCATTTATGTCCCTATTAGTTTTCTTGTACAgcaatcttaaaacagagagatgtATTAAAGACAGCTCCCAACCTACCAGATGAATCACAACAGTTTATCTGGGCTCATTGGTTGAGAGCAGGAATTATTGTAATAAGAGATCAATATTCTGATTTCCAGACTAGGTCATTGGAATTAAAGCAGaaataatatatagagatatacctatctcatagaactggaagggacctgaaagGTAATTGACTCTAGCcatctgccttcactagcaggaccaagtcccaattttgtcccagatccctaactggccctctGAAAgtttgagctcacaatcctggatatagcaggcaaatgctcaaacttctgagctatccctcccctatgTAAAAATGTAGGATGTGCAAAAGGAAAATATATCATCAACTGAGTGGCTGTATTACGAAATATATTCCTGATCTTATATAGAGTGAAATTATCCCATGATGCAAAGCTTTGCACACTACTCCATCCTGACCTCATAATGGCTGGTGCAGAAGGCTGTGCAGGGGACAGGCTGTGGGTGTTTAACAAGGAAGGCCATGTAACTACGTTTACCCTGAACCAATGTCACATGCAGCCAGTGTGGCAGTATCTAGCTAATGTAAACCACACTAGTCAAGTGTGGATCTCTATATATCCAGATATGCAGTTCAAATGTAGCTCTCtgtcaggagtcggcaacctctggcatggggcttgccagggtaagcaccctggcgggccaggccagtttgtttacctgccacattggcaggtttggccaatcgcggctcccattggccgcggttcaccactccaggccaatggggcaggcaggaagccgcgGTCAGCAAATCCCTCAACCCCCATtgtttcctgcagcccccgttggcctaggacggcgaaccacagccagtgggagccacaatcagtcGAActtgccgatgcggcaggtaaacaaactggcccagcccaccaggatgcttaccctggcaagccacgtgccagaagttgctgacccctgctctatgtGATCTCAATTTAACCACCACGGCTGAACACTGTGAAATATTGGAAAGTTTTGATTTGAGCCTGGATTGCAAACTCTCAGATTTGGGAGCTTGCACCCATGATTTTTGTATTGCCCCATTCCAAAGATATGAAGTTCACGTCCCGAATTTGAATTCATGATTGTGGTTCAGGACTCATTTCTACTGAGAAAGATTAGAATGAGTTAGAGGGGAATATAGCAATACGCTACAAAATTGTAGGCTTCTTATAGGCTATGATCTAATAGGCTATGGGTGCACAATTTGGTCACATGGGTGAGTGCTGTAAGTCACCCAAGAACCTCCTAAGCAAAACAGCCTCCTGACACACACCCTGGAGTAGCTTATTGCTGCCGAATATGGCTCATTCATTTTGCATTTCAgaaattttattttcactttttaagATGTAACTTATGAATTATGAAAGTAGTTCCCAGTAACAATATGAGAAATGAGAGAAAAGTTATAAACACTATTTTCTCCAACCCTATTTTTAATGTTCCCTGTGCTATTAGGAACCCTTCACCTCCACCCCGATTATCTCCAGAAATCAAACTGCCCTATTAACAAAGCCAAATTTAACTcactttctttaataaaaatgttaatgaacAGCACTGGGAGTCTGCTTTTCACTAGAAATTGAGCTGACCACGTCTGAATGGCAACAAACAGCTACTGAAATGGCCCTTTGGCCTTTTGTGAGACGCAATCGGTTTTAGATGTaacttctctccctgtctccaacTACCTTCCTTCATCCCCATACTCACAGAAGATCTTATTTAACACTGATAATGTGGTAGAACCTACTGGCCAACCAAGCCTTATTATCTTTGTCCTCCACACATCAGTGTtactctcttacacacacacacacggtgtagGGAATTGTTATGTGTGAATCAGTAACGCGGTACAAATTATGCCCTGCAGGGATTGAGATACAGCTGTGGCATCTTCCAAAAGGCCCAACCAGCCAATGAGAATGTGATTTTTTAACATCAGTATCCCCAACCAGATTAGAATGGCTCTTCATTACCCTGAACTACTCAGTCCTTCAACACAGATATGCTTCCTGATTATTTATTAAGAGCCCATGACTAAAGCCTTAACTCACACTCCTAAGAGTGTCTGCACTGCAATGAGTGTCTGCACTGGCAGTTGGTCCatgccagttgacttgggctcataGGCTTGGGCTAAAGGgtagtttaattgcagtgtagactgaAGCTGGAGCCTGACCACTGGAACTCTACCCCCTCGCAGGGTTCCGGAGCCCAGGCTCCAATCCAAGCCCCaacgtctacaccacaattaaactgcccattagcctgagccccatgagcccaagtcagctgacacatggcagctgtgggtttttaattttagcgtagacataccctaaggcttcTATCTTACCTCATGGACAAAAGGGGTCTGCCTGCCTCTTTCCAGTTACAGGATTGCAGCCTAAATTTGCATTTATTATTTGACAGCTAACACAAACATAACAGGTAGATCGTCTGATAAATCACGAAATAAGTATTTCATAAGAAACAGAACAGACACAGGGACACATTTAGCTTTTAAATGTACATCTAGATCTACACTTTTTATTTACATTAATTGTTTCAATATAAAACATAAATCTTTGCTTTCCCCTAGCCTTCTTTAGCAGCAGTAACTATGTTctttaatatgatttttttgaCTCTTTGGTAAATATAAAGGACAAATTTAGAAGGATGATTTGTCTAGACATTGATTGCTTTTGCCATAATTCAAAGTTATATTTGATTTTTGGGTGAGATTTCATTTACACATCTCAGCTGGTAACATTTACACATAAACATGAACACATTTAGTCCATTCCTATGACAGTTTTGGATGTCTTTACATTGCTATGTCAGAATGACGTTGCTACTTCAGAGGCATTTTGGAGTAAAGTGTTCTGTGGAGGGAGATTTAGTCCTTTATACTGTCTTGACAGAGCGGTTGGTGGCATTGCTGGCCCATCACTTACAACTCTTTCAAATACACTTTGTAGTCTTTCAGTTTTAGGAATATTAACTTGATACTCTTTCAGCTTTGGCTGTTGTGGAAGAAAATTGGGCTTCCCGAGCTGAAGGATGGGCTGATAAATTGGTGTAGAATATGCAATCGTATAATCATTTTCATAATGCAATGGGATGGTTTTGCTTGTTTGGGACTGGTGGACATAAAATCTACAATATCTTTTTGTTTCCTTGTAAGTCTGTCCATCTGTACAGGCTCCAGTACCTGGAAGAGAAGTAATGTTTTAACAATCACACTTTTTTTTCTGGAATACAGAGATCTAGTATGTTCTGTCAGAAGTGAAATATCAAATTCCCATAACTTTCACCAGCATTACGCAATTAGATGTGTTTATTTCTACCAAAAAGAGCATTATATATCAAGAAAAACACATCCACATTTCAGTGCTTGGTTAAGGGGCAGATTCCCAtgcatttcaatgggagcaaCGTCATGTCTTAAAAGTACGCTCGGATCCCAGAAAGAAACACTTACACATATGAGTAACTGAACCCAATTTGAGTTTAAGTGTTTCCAAGATCAGGGTTTTAGTAATGGAAGAGGGATTCGACAAGGAGCAATTTaactgtaaatatattttatttgttacCGAAAAAAATATGAAGATAggaggcctaaattttcaaacgTGACAAATAATTTTGGGTGTCTTGAGTTTTAGGatgctcaacttgagacaccaTAAAGTGTGGAATCAGcagtttctgaaaatcagcccccttTAAAGTATGCTAAGTTAGGTACCTTAAAATGGAAGACCCAAAAACCACAGTTGGCAAATTAACACTAgaagacctgattctccactgggtCATTTCAGTTTCATGCCTGTGTAACTTCACTGATCATTACTGCAGTGGTGATTCAAATCCCATGAtctctgccccaaaaagcttagtCTAATGTTACAGTCTTTGTTAATACTAGATACATTTGAAGGGACAACATCATAGTTCAACTATCTTTTTATACATGTTGCCCTGAAGAGTTTGAGGTTAAATTTATACTTACCAACTTGCTTTTCAGCTGACTGTGAAGGTGGCTTCTTTAACCCCTCCCCACTGACATCAGAATCACTATCATTAAACTCGCTATCTCCTTTCCCACTGTCTTTCGCACTAAACTGATCAGGAGTTGAATGGGAGCTGAAAGCAAAAGGAAACCATTAGTGTATTGTTTTTTCCATACTCTGCCTCAATATGAATTTCTGTAAATGTACACAAATATTAAATGTATGAAAAACACTACTTTACCTTAAAGCAGATTCTCGCTCCTGCCAAAGACACCGAGGATGAAAAGGAACAAGAACctgatcctgacaaaaggaagaaacagCTATGTTAATACTTTTGCATTTCTCAGCATAAAAATGGCCCAACAATAATTTAAACAGAATGTTTACTTCAAGGGGATGTATAATATGATTCTAACCTatcaaataaacagaaataataataattacaacaaacagaaataaaccaTAGCCCATATatatcaacaaaaacaaacacatatctctataataatacttagctgtgATAGAATCCTTTTCAtgtgtagatctcaaagcactttacaaaggtgggtacATACACTTATTTCTATTctacagataaggaaactgagatacagagaggtGAAATGCAGGCAGtaaaccagtggcagagccagaaatcagATCCAGATCTTCAGACTCCCAGTCCAGTATGCTTGTCTGTCTACAAGCAAACAGATCTAGTTCTCCTATCACAAAAAATGTCCAGATATGAATCAAACTGAATTGGCTAAGTGACCTCATGGAATGTTGTGTCAAGCGCTTACAACAGATTCTTGGGAGTTGAAAGGATGAATTCATTGCAGAACGGCTGAAAAGGAATCAGGTGTGCTTACCTGGGAGCCTCTGCTCCTGGCTTTCCTCTCTTGGGCAGAATGACAcaaggactctctgctgctctccttcgCCTCGGAAGTGTCACTGGGGTTATCAGACTCAGTGGTAACAGAGAGCTGGCAGGAGTCTGCCTGGCCCGGggagctgctccctgcctgggagcctgagcccttCAGCAGCCTGGCTTCCTTGCCTCTCCCCTGCTCTTCGGGCCCAGGTTGGAAGTGACTCTTGCTCCTCCTGCAGGTGGAGGCCACGGCGATGATAGCGATCAGCAGCAAGCCGCAGCCTCCGGCCAGCACAGCGATGAGGACCAGGGAGAGGTCcaggctgggctgcagctgcagctcctccGCCGAGGGCTGCACGACCACGATCTCCACGCTAGAGGGGAGTGTGTCCGTGGGAACGAGCCGAACGGCGGCTGTGCAGGACAGCGACGGCCTCCCGCCGTCGTGGACAGCGACGACAAGCGGGAAGGCGGCTGCCGCGGCCCCTCCGTGCAGCCTCCTCCGCAGGGCCAGCTCCCCGGTGTCCCGGTTCAGGGCGACCAGCGGGTGGGCGCCGCCCAGGAGGGAGTAGGACAGCTCGGAGTTCGCGCCTTGGTCCGCGTCGCTGGCCGCGAAGCGGGCGATCAGGTACCCGGCGGGGGCGCTGGCGGGCAGCGGCAGCTCGACGGAGCCGTTGGCCAGCGGCGGGGAGGTGATGACCGGGGCGTTGTCGTTCTGATCCACCACCCGGAGCCGGAGGCGGGCCCGCTGGCACAGCTGCGGGGCGCCCCCGTCGCAGGCTTCGATCTCCGCCTCCACCAGCGGCAGCTCCTCGCAGTCCAGGGGCTGCCGGGCGCGGACGGACCCGCTGCGGGGATCCACGGAGACCAGAGCGGACCCGGGGTCGCCGCCCGGGCTCTGTGTCTCCAGCAGCCTGTAAAGCACCTTCCCGTTGCGGCCCAGGTCGGGGTCCCGGGCCACCACGGTGGCGAGGTAGGCGCCCGGCGGGTTGTTCTCCAGCACCGCCACCTCGTAGACGGGCTTGGAGAAGAGCGGCGCGTTGTCGTTCTCGTCGCTCACGCGCACCGTGCACTGCCGGATGGTCTTGCAGGGCGGCGAGCCCAGGTCCTCGGCCACCAGGGTCAGGTTGTACTCGGGGATGCGCTCGCGGTCCAGCGGCGCGGCGGTGACGAGCACGTAGCTGTCGGCGTAGGCGCGCTGCAGCGCGAAGTGCTCGTGCCCGTAGAGGGCGCAGCGCACCTGCCCGTTGGGGCCCGAGTCCCTGTCCGAGGTGCTGACCAGCGCCACGAAGCTGTCGCGCGCCGCCGCCTCGCTGACGTAGGCCACCCCGGCGCCGGCGGGGGCGCCGCTCAGGGGGCTGATGCTGATGCCCGGCGCGTTGTCGTTCACGTCGGCCAGGCGCACGATGACTTTGCACGTGGCCGCCAGGGGGCTGGCGCCCCGGTCCTGCGCCTGCACGTCCAGCTCGTAGGTCCGCTGCCGCTCGTAATCCACCGGCCCCTCCAGCGTCAGGCGGCCCGAGAGCGGGTCCAGCCGGAAGAGCTGCCGCGCCTCGGCCGGCACCTGGCTGCCGAAGCCGTAGACGATCTCCCCGTTGGGCCCCTCGTCCGGATCGGCCGCGTCCaggtccagcagcagggagccccgcGGCGCGTCCTCGCCCAGCTCCACCGTGACCGAGCCCTGCGGGAAGGCCGGGCTGTTGTCGTTGGCGTCCAGCACCCGGACGCTCACGGTGGCCGTGCCCGCGCGGGCCGGGCTGCCGCCGTCCTGggccaccagctccagggtgtaGGCGGCCTGGGTCTCGCGGTCCAGCTCGTGCAGCAGCACCAGCTCGGCGCTTTTCCCGCCGTCCGCCCGCGGCTGCGCCTCGATGCCGAAGTGGCTGTTGCGCGAGAGCCGGAAGCTCTGGATGGAGTTGGAGCCCACGTCCGGGTCCAGGGCGATCTCCAGCGGCAGGCGGGTGCCGGGCGCGGCGCTCTCGGACACCTCGAGCGGGATGTGCGCCTGGGGGAAGCGCGGCGCGTTGTCGTTGATGTCCCGCACCTCCAGCTCCACGTGCACCAGCCGGTACTGCTCCTGCCAGAAGCTCACCACGTCGAAAGCCAGGACGCACTGGAGGGACTGGCCGCACAGCCGCTCCCGGTCGATCCCTTCCTCGCCGATGCTCAGCTGCCCGTCGCCCTCCCGCACCCGGACCAGCGAGCTGTTGCTAAACTGCTCCATCAGCCGGAAACTGCCGAGGGGTCTGTCCCCAGAGCGAGACTGCAAATCGTCCCACAGCACCCCAATGACTGTACCGGGGGCGTCTTCCTCGTACGTGTGGTACCTGACCATCTCAGCCAGGCATCCTGCAACCAGGAgacacagcagcagagagctTAGTCCCGCTCTGGACAGTGTGAGACCAGGAGACATAGCCTCTGAGATCCTACCACGCAGCCCTCAAAAAAAGCCACTGGCACTTTGTGTTGTAGAAGCTTTAAAGATGCCAGATTAGAAACAGACCAAAAGCCCACACTCCTGAATGTACAGATTGATCACTGCCCCCCGTTTAAACACATTCCGGCCATCAGAACCGCTCCGCTGTGTAATTGGTGCCAGGAGTCTTTAAGTAGCTGTGCGTGCCCCAGGCTACAGCTTGCCTTTTTACTCTCTCCGCCCTTCCCCAGAGGTTATATAGATAAGGGTATGCAAATCAGCATCTTCCCTGACCAATCCTCTGATCCCTGGGGACACGCGTGTCATAGTGTCCCCTGCATGGACTCAGTGGGACATTCCCCCAAGAAACGAACAATCTGTCAATTACACGTGTGCAAACACATTGCTCTGTTCTCCAGCAAACTTGGCGACTAAAGTTTTCCCCTACTAACTTGCACTTCAGTTGTAAAAAGCAGAGGACTTTCCCCTATAATACATTTAAGAATGTGCTTATACAAACACTatattaaaaaaccaaacacataCATCTGTAGAAATAAAGTGGGGTGGCGCGGTAGTTGGAAGCTAGGGGGAAGAATGATGATGACAGGAATTCCCACATTAGCAGTTACTTGTGGTGTACCCATGTAGGCAACATAATTAGTCCTTACGATATTTGTTATGAGTTAAAGAATATGAATTAACACTCCTTTTCTTCCACCTCGCTTAATATTCATCAAGGCTGATCAGTGAGAAACTCCTGGGATTAATCCTTCAAGTGACCAGGCAGGAAGCCACCAACTCTTAGTCCCAATACTGTCTCCTTAGGTGGTGGAAGAAAGAAGCGAGGGGGTTTCCAGTGATGTTTTGGTTGTATGGTTTAAGATTAAGATGTGAGTGTATGCGCGTGCGCACGCTCATAGAACTATTGCCATGAGAATATGTTAAAAGTCCTTGCACGGAGGAAGCTGCGAGTGATTTGAAAAATGGGGTGCTCAAAGGGAGTGAAACCATCTGCCCAAATGCCGGTGGCAACAAATCGTTAGGTGTCAAGTTCCCTGACTGTGCCAAAGTGTCACCTTGTTGACAGTTCTAACCGTTGTTTACAAAGTAGTGATGAAAAAGTGTATGGTTTTCTCATGTACATTAGCGTCGCTGCACATCAGTGGCGTCCTGCTactccagaaattcttcttccatgcacactaaaaaaaaaacataacttATCAACTGTGCTAAAGAGATCAATGGAGTCCAAAAATCAGGTAGAAATTTCAAATAAATAACTGAAACCAAGTGACACCGTGAAGGCATTCTGCCTTGTTTCTAGAATTCGTTTGTGTCTAAGGTTGGTTGATTTTGCGTATGTATGTGAGAGAGGGGTTACTTTGGGGGTTTTCTGCTTGTATGTTTCTGATCAGATCAATATTGTCAACATTATTTTTGAACACTTTTTTAAAGGAGTACTGGATATTCCTTTTCTACTGTAAGTTCCATGCCATGCATCTGTCATCGGCTGATGATCTGAATGTTCAATGTTTTTCTTCCATCTTATAGAAAATTATATTCTACTAACCCACTATTGACCCAAGTACTACAAGTTTCATTTTCAAGATGTGCTTTTGGTTATTATGCTTTAGCAGCTAGGGTGCCAAAGATATCAATGAGTATGACATCTTGGCCTTATTTTTCATAAATTTAGTATATCAAGCAGAAGTACATATTTTTTGTTAGCTGCTGCTAAACCGATTTTATAATCACACCAGTCCTCCGTAATGTGTAAATGATCAGTGCATGCTTGACCTAACGGAGAGTGCTATATTGCTTTCGGTTGGGATTTTGTTATTACTTATGACTACTGCTATAATAAAACAATCTTATTAAA of the Gopherus flavomarginatus isolate rGopFla2 chromosome 1, rGopFla2.mat.asm, whole genome shotgun sequence genome contains:
- the PCDH8 gene encoding protocadherin-8, whose amino-acid sequence is MSPGLTLSRAGLSSLLLCLLVAGCLAEMVRYHTYEEDAPGTVIGVLWDDLQSRSGDRPLGSFRLMEQFSNSSLVRVREGDGQLSIGEEGIDRERLCGQSLQCVLAFDVVSFWQEQYRLVHVELEVRDINDNAPRFPQAHIPLEVSESAAPGTRLPLEIALDPDVGSNSIQSFRLSRNSHFGIEAQPRADGGKSAELVLLHELDRETQAAYTLELVAQDGGSPARAGTATVSVRVLDANDNSPAFPQGSVTVELGEDAPRGSLLLDLDAADPDEGPNGEIVYGFGSQVPAEARQLFRLDPLSGRLTLEGPVDYERQRTYELDVQAQDRGASPLAATCKVIVRLADVNDNAPGISISPLSGAPAGAGVAYVSEAAARDSFVALVSTSDRDSGPNGQVRCALYGHEHFALQRAYADSYVLVTAAPLDRERIPEYNLTLVAEDLGSPPCKTIRQCTVRVSDENDNAPLFSKPVYEVAVLENNPPGAYLATVVARDPDLGRNGKVLYRLLETQSPGGDPGSALVSVDPRSGSVRARQPLDCEELPLVEAEIEACDGGAPQLCQRARLRLRVVDQNDNAPVITSPPLANGSVELPLPASAPAGYLIARFAASDADQGANSELSYSLLGGAHPLVALNRDTGELALRRRLHGGAAAAAFPLVVAVHDGGRPSLSCTAAVRLVPTDTLPSSVEIVVVQPSAEELQLQPSLDLSLVLIAVLAGGCGLLLIAIIAVASTCRRSKSHFQPGPEEQGRGKEARLLKGSGSQAGSSSPGQADSCQLSVTTESDNPSDTSEAKESSRESLCHSAQERKARSRGSQDQVLVPFHPRCLWQERESALSSHSTPDQFSAKDSGKGDSEFNDSDSDVSGEGLKKPPSQSAEKQVGTGACTDGQTYKETKRYCRFYVHQSQTSKTIPLHYENDYTIAYSTPIYQPILQLGKPNFLPQQPKLKEYQVNIPKTERLQSVFERVVSDGPAMPPTALSRQYKGLNLPPQNTLLQNASEVATSF